A genome region from Paracoccus stylophorae includes the following:
- a CDS encoding vWA domain-containing protein — MRSLVTAGLIALTSALAPAALAQERPSTILVLDASGSMWGQIDGINKITIARDVVGDIVSDFPADQNLGFVTYGHRERGQCADIETLVEPAPGTAAEIAGIVEGLNPRGMTPMTDAVVTAAQALRHTEQAATVILVSDGIETCNPDPCAAARALEEAGVDFTAHVIGFDVRGEADALLQMQCIAEETGGRFLTADNAQELNQALREVTAAPASGSFTFTANLGGEEIGDETIWERPAAPLELPLLSGEVIWEISDTSFNMVQTGTANPFITDLPFGDYIVTVHSTAQDDFSQTEASLALDSARNVHAIFPPITSQQPTAQVFGPAQTLVGSAFTVSWEGEGLAPRDYVTIVPADAEDGAYADYDRLENRTEGELRAPAEPGLYEVRLQLDAGDRVLARTPVEVVDADVTVSAPAQVVVGSAFPVTWQGEGLHPRDYVTIVPAGSADGTYADYDRMQGRSEGELRAPAEPGLYEVRLQLDVGDRVLARTPVEVVDAEVAVSAPAQVVVGSAFPVTWQGEGLHPRDYVTIVPAGSADGTYADYDRMQGRSEGELRAPAEPGLYEVRLQLDAGDRVLARTPVEVVDAEVTVSASAQVVVGSAFPVTWQGEGLHPRDYVTIVPAGSADGTYADYDRMQDRSEGELRAPAEPGLYEVRLQLDAGDRVLARTPVEVMDGNVSLDGPDRARAGAEITLSWTGAIHPRDYIAIVPGGTPDGEQSGYRRIQDEDQATFTAPAEPGAYEIRYHLDRGDRVMARRPLEVLAADAPIDEGAGLMVPGTARPGDIVTVSWTIEAGDADRRVALARADAPDFTWIIVHHVGDETETVIKLPDEPGQYEVRFLDLQSQSVLGRAMITLGE; from the coding sequence ATGAGATCTCTTGTGACCGCCGGGCTTATCGCCCTGACATCCGCCCTTGCGCCGGCGGCGCTTGCCCAGGAGCGCCCCAGCACGATCCTTGTTTTGGACGCCTCGGGGTCGATGTGGGGGCAGATCGATGGGATAAACAAAATCACCATCGCGCGCGATGTCGTCGGGGACATTGTGTCGGATTTCCCCGCCGATCAGAATCTCGGTTTCGTCACCTATGGCCATCGCGAGCGCGGGCAATGCGCGGATATCGAAACCTTGGTCGAACCCGCGCCCGGCACTGCGGCAGAGATCGCCGGCATCGTTGAAGGGTTGAACCCGCGGGGCATGACCCCGATGACCGATGCCGTCGTCACCGCGGCTCAGGCGTTGCGCCACACCGAACAGGCGGCGACGGTGATCCTGGTTTCCGATGGGATCGAGACCTGCAATCCTGATCCCTGCGCCGCCGCCCGCGCATTGGAAGAAGCGGGCGTAGATTTTACCGCCCATGTCATTGGCTTCGATGTGCGGGGCGAAGCCGACGCCCTGTTGCAGATGCAATGCATCGCCGAGGAAACCGGCGGCCGCTTCCTGACTGCCGACAATGCCCAGGAACTCAACCAAGCCTTGCGCGAGGTCACTGCCGCGCCGGCCTCAGGGAGTTTCACCTTCACCGCAAATCTCGGAGGCGAGGAGATCGGCGACGAGACCATCTGGGAGCGGCCAGCAGCGCCACTGGAGCTTCCGCTTCTGTCCGGCGAGGTGATCTGGGAGATATCGGATACTTCGTTCAACATGGTGCAGACCGGCACCGCGAACCCCTTCATCACGGATCTGCCGTTCGGCGACTATATCGTGACGGTCCATTCGACGGCGCAGGACGACTTCTCGCAGACCGAGGCCAGTTTGGCGTTGGACAGCGCGCGCAATGTCCACGCCATTTTCCCGCCCATCACGTCGCAACAGCCCACCGCCCAGGTCTTCGGCCCTGCACAAACCTTGGTTGGCTCCGCGTTTACGGTGAGCTGGGAAGGTGAGGGTCTGGCTCCGCGTGATTATGTGACAATTGTCCCCGCCGACGCCGAAGACGGAGCCTATGCGGACTATGACCGGCTGGAGAACCGTACCGAAGGCGAGCTTCGTGCACCTGCCGAGCCCGGTCTCTACGAAGTGCGTCTGCAATTGGACGCGGGGGACCGCGTGCTCGCCCGCACCCCGGTCGAGGTGGTTGATGCCGACGTCACGGTCTCCGCACCCGCCCAGGTCGTTGTCGGGTCGGCATTCCCGGTCACCTGGCAGGGCGAGGGCCTGCACCCGCGCGACTACGTGACAATCGTTCCCGCCGGTTCGGCGGACGGCACCTATGCCGACTACGATCGCATGCAAGGTCGGAGCGAGGGCGAGCTGCGGGCGCCTGCCGAGCCTGGCCTCTACGAAGTGCGCCTGCAATTGGACGTGGGGGACCGCGTGCTCGCCCGCACCCCGGTCGAGGTGGTCGATGCCGAGGTTGCTGTCTCCGCGCCGGCTCAGGTCGTTGTCGGGTCGGCTTTCCCGGTCACCTGGCAGGGTGAGGGCCTGCACCCGCGCGACTACGTGACGATCGTTCCCGCCGGCTCGGCGGACGGCACCTATGCCGATTACGATCGCATGCAAGGTCGGAGCGAGGGCGAGCTTCGCGCGCCTGCCGAGCCCGGCCTCTACGAGGTGCGCCTGCAATTGGACGCGGGGGACCGCGTGCTCGCCCGCACCCCGGTCGAGGTGGTCGATGCAGAGGTCACGGTTTCCGCGTCGGCCCAGGTCGTTGTCGGTTCGGCGTTCCCGGTCACCTGGCAGGGTGAGGGCCTGCACCCGCGCGACTACGTCACGATCGTTCCCGCCGGCTCGGCGGACGGCACCTATGCCGACTACGATCGCATGCAAGATCGGAGCGAAGGCGAGCTTCGCGCGCCTGCCGAGCCTGGCCTCTATGAGGTGCGCCTGCAATTGGACGCGGGGGATCGCGTGCTCGCCCGCACCCCGGTCGAGGTGATGGATGGTAATGTTTCGCTTGACGGACCGGACAGGGCGCGGGCCGGCGCCGAGATCACGCTATCCTGGACCGGTGCCATACATCCGCGCGACTACATAGCCATCGTTCCCGGCGGCACACCGGACGGCGAGCAAAGTGGCTATCGCCGTATTCAGGACGAAGATCAGGCCACGTTCACTGCACCCGCGGAGCCTGGTGCCTATGAAATCCGCTACCATTTGGACCGCGGCGATCGGGTCATGGCCCGGCGACCGCTCGAGGTGCTGGCGGCGGATGCGCCGATAGACGAGGGTGCCGGGCTTATGGTTCCTGGTACAGCAAGGCCGGGCGATATCGTTACAGTTTCGTGGACAATCGAAGCTGGCGATGCCGACCGGCGCGTGGCGCTGGCACGAGCTGATGCGCCCGACTTTACCTGGATTATAGTCCATCACGTGGGCGACGAAACCGAAACGGTAATCAAGCTCCCGGACGAGCCGGGACAATACGAAGTGCGGTTTCTCGACCTTCAAAGCCAGAGCGTTCTCGGACGCGCGATGATCACGCTCGGCGAATGA
- a CDS encoding IS3 family transposase (programmed frameshift), with protein MSKTTNKFSPEVRERAVRLVLDNEGQHGSRWQAIMSISAKIGCSGHTLNEWVKKAEVDSGKRAGVSSEMAERMKALERENRELRQANEILRKASAYFCDGGARPPVEVMVDFIDAHRNAHGVEPICSVLPIAPSTYYDHLARRTDPARLSDRARRDEVLRPEIRRVFEENWQVYGARKIWRQLRREDFDVARCTVARLMRVMGIQGVIRGKPHRTTIPDKKLPCPLDRVNRQFRVPAPNMLWVSDFTYVATWKGFAYVAFVIDAYARRIVGWRVSTSPHAGFVLDALEQAVHERRPTKGMGLVHHSDRGSQYLSIKYTERLAEAGIEPSVGSVGDSYDNALAETINGLFKAEVIHRRGPWRSFEAVEYATLEWVDWFNNRRLLEPIGNVPPAEAEANFYAALETEPMAA; from the exons ATGAGCAAGACGACGAACAAGTTTTCCCCTGAAGTGCGCGAGCGGGCGGTCCGGCTGGTCCTCGATAACGAGGGTCAGCATGGCTCGCGTTGGCAGGCGATCATGTCGATTTCAGCGAAGATCGGCTGTTCTGGGCACACCCTGAACGAGTGGGTCAAGAAGGCCGAGGTCGACAGCGGCAAGCGAGCGGGCGTTTCCAGCGAGATGGCCGAACGGATGAAGGCTTTGGAACGCGAGAACCGCGAACTGCGCCAGGCGAACGAGATCCTTCGCAAGGCCAGCGCGTATT TTTGCGATGGCGGAGCTCGACCGCCGGTCGAAGTGATGGTGGATTTCATCGATGCGCATCGGAATGCGCACGGGGTCGAGCCGATCTGCTCAGTGCTGCCGATCGCCCCGTCCACCTATTACGATCATCTGGCCAGGCGGACCGACCCGGCGCGGTTGTCGGATCGGGCGCGCCGGGACGAGGTTCTGCGTCCTGAGATCCGTCGGGTCTTCGAAGAGAACTGGCAGGTCTACGGCGCTCGCAAGATCTGGCGGCAATTGCGCCGGGAAGACTTCGACGTGGCCCGTTGCACGGTGGCCAGGCTGATGAGGGTCATGGGTATTCAAGGTGTTATCCGGGGCAAGCCACACCGGACGACGATCCCTGACAAGAAGCTGCCTTGCCCACTGGACCGCGTGAACCGCCAGTTCCGCGTGCCCGCACCGAACATGCTGTGGGTGTCGGATTTCACCTATGTCGCAACCTGGAAAGGGTTCGCCTATGTGGCTTTCGTTATCGACGCCTACGCCCGCAGGATTGTCGGCTGGCGCGTCAGCACCTCTCCTCATGCCGGGTTCGTTCTGGATGCCCTCGAACAGGCCGTCCACGAACGCCGGCCCACCAAGGGCATGGGTCTGGTCCACCATTCGGACCGTGGATCGCAATACCTGTCCATCAAATACACCGAACGGCTGGCCGAAGCAGGCATCGAACCCTCGGTCGGCAGCGTTGGCGACAGTTATGACAACGCCTTGGCTGAGACGATCAACGGGCTCTTCAAGGCCGAGGTCATCCATCGTCGCGGCCCATGGCGCAGCTTCGAGGCCGTCGAATATGCAACCCTCGAATGGGTCGACTGGTTCAACAACCGACGCCTCCTCGAGCCCATCGGGAACGTCCCACCCGCAGAAGCCGAAGCCAACTTCTACGCGGCTCTGGAAACTGAACCCATGGCCGCCTAA
- a CDS encoding IS5 family transposase: MYKTRNWPAYNQALKRRGSLTIWFDPAMTWKAAPTGKRGRQADYSDAAIQTCLTMKVLFGMALRQTTGFVESLLRLIGLDWAVPDFSTLSRRQKTLKVNIPYRGSAGPLHLLVDSTGIKVEGEGEWNARKHGGTKRRVWRKIHIGIDEKSLEIRAAEFTTSDVGDAPMLPELLDQIPPDQEIASVTADGAFDTRKCHDAIAARGAAAIIPPRKNAKPWKPDTAGAVARNEILRTSKRVGRTIWRRWSGYHRRSRAETKMHCVKLLGQRLSAREFDRQVAEFQVRVAVLNGFTALGTPITEVAG, encoded by the coding sequence ATCTACAAGACCAGGAACTGGCCCGCCTATAACCAAGCGCTCAAGCGCCGCGGCTCTCTGACGATCTGGTTCGACCCCGCCATGACGTGGAAGGCCGCGCCGACTGGCAAGCGCGGGCGACAAGCGGACTACAGCGACGCAGCCATCCAGACCTGCCTCACGATGAAAGTGCTGTTCGGGATGGCGCTCAGGCAGACGACGGGCTTCGTCGAGAGCCTGCTGCGGTTGATCGGCCTGGACTGGGCGGTGCCCGACTTCAGCACGCTGTCGCGGCGCCAGAAGACCCTGAAGGTCAACATCCCCTACCGCGGATCGGCCGGTCCGCTGCACCTGCTGGTCGACAGCACCGGGATCAAGGTCGAGGGTGAAGGCGAGTGGAACGCCCGCAAACATGGCGGCACGAAGCGCAGGGTCTGGCGCAAGATCCACATCGGGATCGACGAGAAATCACTGGAAATCCGGGCGGCCGAGTTCACCACCAGCGACGTCGGTGACGCGCCCATGCTGCCCGAACTTCTGGACCAGATACCACCCGACCAGGAGATCGCCAGCGTCACGGCAGATGGTGCTTTCGACACCCGCAAGTGCCACGACGCCATCGCCGCGCGCGGTGCCGCGGCGATCATCCCGCCTCGCAAGAACGCCAAGCCCTGGAAGCCCGACACAGCCGGGGCTGTCGCCCGCAACGAGATCCTGCGCACATCGAAGCGCGTCGGGCGGACAATCTGGCGACGATGGAGCGGCTATCACCGCCGAAGCCGCGCAGAAACCAAGATGCACTGCGTCAAGCTGCTGGGTCAGCGCCTATCCGCACGCGAGTTCGACCGTCAGGTCGCGGAGTTCCAGGTGCGCGTCGCCGTGCTCAACGGCTTCACCGCGCTCGGCACGCCCATCACAGAGGTCGCAGGATAA